The Amycolatopsis japonica nucleotide sequence GAAGGCCGAACCGGTGCCCGTGTACCGCTTGACGCGATCCGCCAGGTCCGGCGCCACGTGCTGCACGTAGTTGTAGATGGTGTCCCAGGCCTTGTCGCCCTGGATCTCCAGCTTGGCGAAGTCCTCGGTGAACAGGTCGCGCACGACCTTGACCAGCAGGTCCGGCTCTTCGTAGAGCATGACCGGGGCGCTGTTCTTCTTGCCGCCGTTGCCGGCTTCGGCCTTCTCCTTGATGACGTCCCACTGCGCCTTCAGGCGGCGGACGTCCCGGTCCAGCTCCTCCTCGCTGATGCCCTCGGACGCGGTGCGGATGATCACACCGGCGTCCTCGGGGACGATGCGCTTGAGGATGTCCTTCAGGCGGCGGCGCTCGTTCTCCGGGAGCTTCCGGGAGATACCGGTGGCGCCGCCCGCGGGCACGTAGACCAGGAAGCGGCCCGGCAGCGAGATCTGCGTGGTCAGCCGGGCGCCCTTGTGCCCGACCGGGTCCTTGGTGACCTGGACCAGCACGGAATCGCCGGTGGAGAGCGCCTGCTCGATCTTGCGGGCCTTGCCCTCGAGACCGGCGGCGTCCCAGTCGACCTCGCCGGCGTAGAGCACGGCGTTGCGGCCGCGGCCGATGTCGATGAAGGCGGCCTCCATCGACGGCAGCACGTTCTGCACGCGGCCGAGGTACACGTTGCCGACGATCGAGCCGGTGCCCGACGACGTCACGAAGTGCTCGCACAGGACGCCGTCCTCGAGCACGCCGATCTGCGTGGACTCGCCCTTCTCGGCGACGACCATGGTGCGCTCGACCGACTCGCGGCGGGCGAGGAACTCGGCCTCGGACAGGATCGGCGCACGACGACGGCCCGCCTCGCGGCCGTCCCGGCGACGCTGGCGCTTGGCTTCGAGCCGGGTCGAGCCGCGCACGCTGCGGACCTCGTCCCGCGCGGGGCGCTCGGTCTCGGCGGCCTTGGCCTGGCGCACGTGGACGACCGTGTTGGGCGGGTCGTCGCTGGTGGCCTCGGCGTTGTCGTCGTCCCCGCCCTTGCGACGGCGACGACGACGGCGACGCTTGCTGCCGCCGTCCGAATCGCCGTCGTTGTCCGAATCGGAGTCGGTGGACGCTTCTTCGGTGCTCTCGGCGCCGGCCTCGTCGGTTTCGGCGTCCTTGTCCTTCGCGCGCTGCTGACGGCCGCGCGGGGCTCGCGCCTCTTCGGGCTGCTCGTCCTCGTTCTCGGACTCGGCCGAGCCCTCGTCGCCGCCCTTGCCCCGGCCACGACCGCGGCGTCCGCGACGACGGCGGCGACGGCCGTTGGCGTCGTCACCGTCCTCGTCGGCGCCCTGGCCTTCGGCCTGCTCGCCCTGCGTCTCGTCCTCGTCGGAAGCGGGTTCCTCGGTCGGCGCGAAGGCGGGCTCCGGCTTGCGGGCGGGCTTCGCCGCGACGGGCTCCGGCGGCAGGAACACCGGCGACGGCGCGGCGAACACCGGGACGTGCACGGCGGCCTTCGCGGGCCTGGTGGTCGGCTGCGGCGGCTCCGGGGTCACCGGGGCGGCCAGCGCGGGCGGAACGCGCCGCGAAGGGGCCTCCACCTGCGGAGCGACGGGCTCCGGCTGTGCCTTGACCTCGGCCTTGACCTCGGGCTTGGCTTCGACCTCGGGCTCGGGAGCCGCGGGGGTCTCGGCGACAGGCTCTTCGGCGGTTTCGGGCTCGTCTCCACCTGTGAGGGCTTCGGCGAGCTTGAGTGCCACTTCGCGGGTGACGCTGGACTGCGCGCTGCGGACGGTCTCGCCGAGCTCACCGAGCTTGGCCATCAGTTCACGGCTGTTCGATCCGAGCAGCTTCGCCAAGGCGTGCACCCGGATCCGGGGCGGCAGTTCGGCCAGCTGACCTGCGATGGGTGTGGCGGTATTCCCGCCGGTGACGGCGGGTGTGTCCGCGTTCGACATATATCTCCTCCGCCCCCGGGCGCGTCGGCTGGCTCACACCGGCTCGACGCGGCCGCGCAGGGGCCCCTTTCTGTTCGTTCCGCCGTGGTGGTCACCAGCAGCGGGAATCCTTGCCCGGACCGCGACGGCGCCGGGGTTGTCCGGGCGCCGCGTACGGCTGAAGGTCTGCTCGGCGGAGCGCTGGCCACGTTCGCGACATCGGGCCGCCCGCCACGTCGTCGAGCCGCATACAGCGGCGACGCGTGTGGAGGATGTGCAGCACACCACCGGGCCACGAGACCGCGAGCGCCACCTCTCACGTGTGCCCGTCGGCCAGCGGCCACCGCGAGTATCCCACACCCCGGCCCCACTCCGGTGTACTCGGTGCCACAGGGCTGGCTCCCGGGCGCGCCGCGGCCACCGGCCGAGCGAACTTCGCGGGAGAGCTTGTCGACCCGGCCGAGGGTGGCTAGCGTGCCGCTCGGGGGTACTGACGCGTAGGCAGCGGTGCCCCCGTCGTCCGATGTTCTCCGGTGGGAGGTCCGGTGTCCCTGCTGGGGCGGTCCCTGCGAGCGGCCGTGTGCGCCTTGGTGGTGCTCTGCGGTTCGGTCGCCGCTGTCGCGACGGCCGAGGCCGAGTCCTCGTGTCATCCCCAGGGACGGGCCCTGCGTTACGTCGTCGCCTTCGACAAGGGCACCTCCGAAGCCGAGGCCAGGGCGGCCGTCGCCGAGGGCTGTGGCAGCACGACCGTCTACTACCCGCAGATCGCCGTGGCCGTGGCGACCTCGGCCGACCGGGATTTCGCCGAGCTGGTCCGGCCCGCCGCCGCGTTCAGCGCGCAGGCCGAACGGCTGGCCGTGCAGCGGGCCAACGGCACGTCACCGGCCAGATCCGCGCCCGCCCGCGCCGAGCTCGAACCGACGGATCCGGCGAAGGTGCCTTCCGCCGACCGCACCGGCGAGCAGTGGGACATGCGCGCGATCGGCGCCGACCGGGCCCACGCGATCGAACCGGGCAGCCCGGACGTCGTCGTCGGCGTCCTCGACTCCGGCGTCGACCCCACCCACCCCGACCTGGCGAACGCCCTCGACCCCGGCAAGTCCACGGGCTGCCTGACCGGCGCGCCCGACCGGAACTGGGCCGCGACGACGTCGGTGCACGGCACCCACGTCGCGGGGGTCATCGCCGCCGCCGACGACGGCAAAGGGGTCACCGGGGTGGCGCCCGGCGTGCGGATCGCCTCGGTGAAGGTGATCGACGACCGTGGCTACGCCGACCCCGAAGCCGCCGTCTGCGGGCTGATGTGGGCCGTTTCACAGGGCATGGCGGTGACGAACAGCAGCTACTTCGTCGATCCGTGGTCGCTCTCGTGCGCCCACGACGACAAACGGGGCGTCGTGAACGAGGTCATGGCCCGCGCCGTCGAGTACGCGACCTCGGCAGGCACCCTCAACATCGCGGCGGCGACCAACGAAGCCGCCGAGCTGGTGCCGTCCCCGCGTTCGGGTGCCCGGCGCCAGGCCGAAGGCTGTCAGGCGCTGCCCGCCGGTCTGCGTGACGTCGTCGCGGTGTCGTCCGTGAGCGAAGAGCGGGTCAA carries:
- a CDS encoding translation initiation factor IF-2 N-terminal domain-containing protein translates to MSNADTPAVTGGNTATPIAGQLAELPPRIRVHALAKLLGSNSRELMAKLGELGETVRSAQSSVTREVALKLAEALTGGDEPETAEEPVAETPAAPEPEVEAKPEVKAEVKAQPEPVAPQVEAPSRRVPPALAAPVTPEPPQPTTRPAKAAVHVPVFAAPSPVFLPPEPVAAKPARKPEPAFAPTEEPASDEDETQGEQAEGQGADEDGDDANGRRRRRRGRRGRGRGKGGDEGSAESENEDEQPEEARAPRGRQQRAKDKDAETDEAGAESTEEASTDSDSDNDGDSDGGSKRRRRRRRRKGGDDDNAEATSDDPPNTVVHVRQAKAAETERPARDEVRSVRGSTRLEAKRQRRRDGREAGRRRAPILSEAEFLARRESVERTMVVAEKGESTQIGVLEDGVLCEHFVTSSGTGSIVGNVYLGRVQNVLPSMEAAFIDIGRGRNAVLYAGEVDWDAAGLEGKARKIEQALSTGDSVLVQVTKDPVGHKGARLTTQISLPGRFLVYVPAGGATGISRKLPENERRRLKDILKRIVPEDAGVIIRTASEGISEEELDRDVRRLKAQWDVIKEKAEAGNGGKKNSAPVMLYEEPDLLVKVVRDLFTEDFAKLEIQGDKAWDTIYNYVQHVAPDLADRVKRYTGTGSAFADHRIDEQITKALDRKVWLPSGGYLVIDRTEAMTVIDVNTGKFTGSGGNLEETVTRNNLESAEEIVRQLRLRDIGGIIVIDFIDMVLESNRELVLRRLTECLGRDRTRHQVAEVTSLGLVQMTRKKIGTGLLEAFSTPCEHCKGRGVVVSTEPQRTGGGGNGHNHGNGGGGGKEQGSRRSRGRGKGDDQGQSHNEPAAAKAETPPPAQRESVVSAVQAVANATKAAKGEHPHEVTENVEGAALNGHVPQASEPVAEATVEQAAEAAAEPVSEPVAEAPATELAGEPVTTPDDEAPAVREEEIAVVAESGPEPEAPEVPVTPEAVVTEEVSEPETPSAQEETEPEVDVPAPAVRSTTRRRPRRAASRPAGPPVKASEKS
- a CDS encoding S8 family peptidase; the protein is MSLLGRSLRAAVCALVVLCGSVAAVATAEAESSCHPQGRALRYVVAFDKGTSEAEARAAVAEGCGSTTVYYPQIAVAVATSADRDFAELVRPAAAFSAQAERLAVQRANGTSPARSAPARAELEPTDPAKVPSADRTGEQWDMRAIGADRAHAIEPGSPDVVVGVLDSGVDPTHPDLANALDPGKSTGCLTGAPDRNWAATTSVHGTHVAGVIAAADDGKGVTGVAPGVRIASVKVIDDRGYADPEAAVCGLMWAVSQGMAVTNSSYFVDPWSLSCAHDDKRGVVNEVMARAVEYATSAGTLNIAAATNEAAELVPSPRSGARRQAEGCQALPAGLRDVVAVSSVSEERVKAGYSSYGLGVIDVTAPGGEAGQCVLSTVPGGYAPLCGTSMAAPHVAGVAALLASKHPGYSARQLRRTLDAQATPIACPADYDLTGDGSQDAYCTGYAGFNGFYGHGLVDALAAVAPRRTGSNPAR